A genomic region of Cannabis sativa cultivar Pink pepper isolate KNU-18-1 chromosome 1, ASM2916894v1, whole genome shotgun sequence contains the following coding sequences:
- the LOC115708111 gene encoding NAC domain-containing protein 43-like — protein MPDSMSISVNGQSQVPPGFRFHPTEEELLQYYLKKKVSNQSIDLDVIRDVDLNKLEPWDIQERCKIGTTPQNDWYFFSHKDKKYPTGTRTNRATAAGFWKATGRDKVIYSNSKRIGMRKTLVFYKGRAPHGLKSDWIMHEYRLDDNTITTTNDIIITNNIHGENNSPEEGWVVCRIFKKKNHHQKSSVGHQSTSSPVVNTVLMESTEEMTVFDSSSIGDEGALEQIFQYMGKTGTTCKEEDAGTENDTNDDTNDNSKNCRFLPINNDTTTSSLFLKLPSLESPNSSQNGYHQPINNNNNNGDIISPNFGFMNNHHQMMLDSNLMIISNWATLDRLVACQLNGQTDQASMDYCTDNNQNHHHHMQVPPVTTTTVRSSSSTNKPQAEYNNEIGLWSSTFAKSSSSSLLPSDPICHVSNASL, from the exons ATGCCCGACAGTATGAGTATATCTGTAAACGGCCAATCTCAAGTCCCTCCAGGCTTCAGATTCCATCCAACTGAGGAAGAACTTTTGCAGTActacttgaagaagaaggtcTCCAATCAGAGTATCGATCTCGACGTTATTCGCGATGTCGATCTCAATAAGCTCGAGCCGTGGGATATCCAAG AGAGGTGTAAAATAGGAACAACTCCACAAAACGATTGGTACTTCTTTAGCCATAAAGACAAGAAGTATCCGACGGGAACGCGGACTAATCGGGCCACAGCGGCCGGTTTCTGGAAAGCGACGGGGCGTGACAAGGTGATTTACAGCAACTCCAAAAGGATTGGTATGAGGAAGACTCTAGTCTTTTACAAAGGCAGAGCTCCTCATGGACTCAAGTCCGATTGGATTATGCACGAATACAGACTCGATGATAACACTATTACTACTACAAACGACATCATCATTACCAATAATATACAT GGTGAGAATAATTCTCCGGAAGAGGGATGGGTGGTTTGTCGTATATTCAAGAAGAAAAATCATCATCAGAAAAGTAGTGTAGGTCATCAGAGTACTAGTAGTCCAGTGGTTAACACCGTACTAATGGAATCAACGGAGGAGATGACGGTGTTTGATTCTTCATCAATCGGTGACGAGGGGGCTTTGGAGCAAATATTTCAGTACATGGGAAAGACTGGTACTACTTGCAAGGAAGAAGACGCAGGTACAGAAAACGACACCAATGATGACACAAACGACAACTCAAAAAACTGCAGATTTCTTCCAATCAACAACGACACTACTACTTCATCATTATTCTTGAAGCTTCCAAGCCTGGAGAGCCCAAATTCTAGCCAAAACGGTTATCACCAAcccatcaataataataataacaatggcGACATTATTAGTCCAAATTTTGGGTTTATGAATAATCATCATCAGATGATGTTGGACTCGAATCTGATGATCATATCCAACTGGGCAACTCTTGATCGGCTAGTGGCTTGCCAGTTAAATGGTCAGACTGATCAGGCTTCCATGGATTATTGTACTGATAATAATcagaatcatcatcatcatatgcAAGTACCTCCAGTGACCACTACCACCGTCCGATCATCTTCATCAACTAATAAGCCCCAAGCTGAATACAACAACGAAATTGGGCTCTGGAGTAGTACTTTTGCCaagtcatcatcatcatcattgttGCCGTCCGACCCAATATGCCACGTGTCCAATGCTTCATTATAA